The following is a genomic window from Procambarus clarkii isolate CNS0578487 chromosome 52, FALCON_Pclarkii_2.0, whole genome shotgun sequence.
GACCTCCTCAGTAGCTTCTCTAGATCTTTTCTCAGTGGTGTTAAGAGAACCTGTAGAAGACAAGAAGAGATGggaaactttgtttctgtgaagggaagggaagggcaaGAGaatgcaccaagccattacgattatatcgtATACCAGTCGATTTAATGTTAATATGTATGGCCAAAGAGCCAGCTCAACCCCTGGGAGCACAATTAGgcaagtacacgcacacacaagtATATCAAGAAAtattcactcaccctctctcaagATCTTGTTACAAAATTACCTGAATATCTTCATTACTTGTTATTAGACCTCGGCTCCAGCATCCTTTACTGGTTTTCTCTGTAGCTGGAGTCAAACTCTCTTCCGAGCCCACATCATCTtccctgttattttcactattaaaATTATTGAAATGTCCAATATGTGAATTTTCCTTCGCTGCTCTGGAAACGTCACAGTCCTGGTCACCTACGTTACTTGTGTTCAGCTCCTCAGATGGAAATGCTGCAATCTTGAAAACAGGAATTCCATCTGATCCCATAAGAGACTCGTGAAGGAGACTGCTATCGTGGTTTGTCCGAGACAATTCTGAACTCTCTCCATTAGCATGTTTTGAGAACTTATTTGCAGACTGTTCAGTAGTGTCAGGATTACACATGTGACTTGTTTTGTTATtattacttgaacttgaaatagACAAAGGAGATATACCAGATATATTAGGTTCAACATAATTTAAAACTTCTGTATCCTTAGAACAAGACAAGCTAAGATCATTTTCAGATTCTTCAATTTGACTTCTCAAGCTTCCAACACGGGTAATGCTACTTTCCGATATAGAAGGACAAATTCCCTGAGTTTCGTTGTTTGGAGTGCTCGAGAAAAATTTTGGGTCAATATTAGTAATATTTTCTTTGTTGCTATGCTCACTGGCAAGACAATTCATTCTGTCAACCACTACTTGATCTGCAGAACTACAGCTTTCTTTAACTCCATTTACAGCATGCAACTCTTGTGACCGAGGATCGAAAGTTCCTGCCGTTTGCCTCCTAAGCATGGCAGAGCTTCCAACTACCTTAATGTTGCTACAGTTTTTATTATTTATGCTGTTTTTTCTATCAGTTTGAGTCTTTTTTGTAGTCATGATATTACTTAAATCACACTGTTCAAATGGATCTTCTGCATCTTTCTCACTCAGCAGATTACCCTCTCCCAGACGAGAAGAATCAAAGCCATCTTGAAGCCGATTATTCTTTCTAAGTATTTCTGAATTTGTCTCTTTCAGAGGCTGTGTAATACAAGAGAAGGTGCAAGTAATGTCTGTGTTAACTTCAGAGCAAGGAGCACCACCTTTCTtcctggcagatgtttgagtattATCTAGAGGACCATACAGTTCTGTTAGCATTACCTTCAGCGACTCAAGAACCACATCCTGAAAAGAATAGCAATGACCTTTTAGCTCTACAGTGCCAAAACATATTTAGTTATACATACATAGATAATATGCACAAGGAAGTCAATTAAGTTTATACAAGGATCTTTCATGCCATAGGAGGCATTGCAACATAACTTGTGAGGAGAACAGTAATGCTCCAACCTAGAAGCTGCCTCCTAGCACAGTATTTCCTAGTACAGTATTTCTATTCTAAAACCAACTTACAGATTGTGCCaactatattttatatataatatataattttcttttttttttaaacctagaaggggtaccacctctggtgtaagtgtagggacccatagcctcggagaagaaaataaagagaagagaagaaaaagaaaataaagaaatcatatatatatatatatactgtatatttatttttttctccaCATACCATAGTATTCTATGACAAAGAAAGTCAAACAAGAAATATTCATTTGTTACAACCTCATCTTTCAGCAGAATCCTAGTCTTGTTAGGCTCTAAGTTGACGTCAAGTGCATCTGGCGGGACAGTCAGGACAACAACACCAAAGGGATAACGCCCATGACACCCTTCCATTTTGTGGCTGTAATAAGCTTTTACCATCTGAAAGAAGAAAATAAACACTCAAAACTAAAAGCATTTCCCCTTGAAATTGAGATAACTGGTAACTTGAAGCAGTATTACGCTTGTTACCAGCAAATGTCTTGGGACTAAATACTGACTGCAATTAACAACAAGTTTTACACACACAAAATTAACTTAGGATACTCTTGTATATCTTAGTAATCAGAAGCTATCATCATCAAACAATATACAATATCTACATGTCAGTATGTGTGGCGGAACACCACCATTCAAGAATAAGCCTTAATTTTCAATGTTTTATTCAGTACAAGTCTTATACTCGGTACAAGCCACAGGTCATATTCCCACGGAATCAAAAGGACACATGCCGCCTATAGTGTCTGTATCAGTACCAAAAGACAGGCCAAGCATTCCTCCTTGCCAAAACCATGACATCTCCTGAGAGCCATTAGAACCATATGGCACCAATTAGAATTCATTCACTGCTGAAATAAATTCAATCAGCATCTTGCTTGACCCACGATTGCCTTTAGATGCATATATAATGTGACTCAATGTTCAAGGGTCACACATGTAAAATAATTTCACTAGAAGCTTAAATACTAGTATATTCATGTAAGGATACAAGAGTGGAGCCTATCATATAAGTAATTAAAGCTTAAGAACTTAAATGGTGTATTTAATAATCTAGAAGCTGAGCTTATATTTTGCTGGTACCTTTTCAAATGACTTGTGGTTAACAGGTCGCTGGTTGACCATTATGAAAAGACGGTCAGCTGTCGTTCGGCTTAAGTTCTGGTTGGGGAGACACCTGGGGTCTGGAAGATGCACTTCTAACTTCATCTGTTGAATGGTAAATAAACTCATCAAGATACACAACATAAAAATAGTATtttgaatttttttcttatcatttTGAATTTTTTTCTTGGGTGTTTGCCACTTTTTTGTTGGGCATTTGTAAACGCCCAACAAAAAAGTGGCAAACACCTAAAAATAAAAGTCCTAAAAgtccccccccctaaaaaaaaagcCAAACTGGAACTTTTTTACTTTTTGTTTGAAGGACTTAAGACTTTTTGGCAGTTTGCAATGTTTTTGGgacattttcaatttttttttttcgataCTTTTTTGTTAGCAGTTGGGCAATTTTTTGTTTGGAGTGAGGggcttttgaaactttttttatagGCAAGACAAAAAAACACACGCACGCCTACTACCTCACTAGAACAAAAATCTCCCCTTAATAATAAATACCACTTGACAAAGAAGCATTAAAAGTATCAGcttcatatactgtacagtaaacaaAACCTGACTAACATAAGAATATGCTCTTATATTTTACAATTACTGCTGGTCAAGTTAGGCATCACTGGTTCTCCAGACTAATATCTCAATACAACTATTATGAAATATTCCTGAAAATACAAGTCCTGACCTTTCTTTGATACAAACAATAAGTTGGGTGGATTGTTTGGTGTTTGTGGGAGGCTGATTTTGTTTATATTTGCTTTGCAGGTAAaggggattatctcctggggggAACTCGCCTCTTCACTTCTGGGGATCACAATCAACGCTGGTCTCAACTTCCGATGACTCTTGTCATATCTACTTTTCAAGCCGATGATCGAACTGCCCTCATTTCAATAAATTTTTATGGTCCTCATTATTTATGCTTCTAATGACTAGCAAGTTCAGTTATCTTCTTACTAGTTGTGTTACGAGTACTAGTAGTGACAGACGTGAAAACTGATTTTTTATGTCGatatataacattaacaaaaGAATGAtttttaatactgtactgtatatggtcAATTGTTTTACTGCACACACAAAATATTTTGTGAAATAGACCTTAAAAAGCTTCAACTTTTACTGTATTGCAATTCAAGCAGTATTTAATAATTACAATATCCGATGCTAGCACACAACTGAGATATTGTCAACTCGTATCCCTATACAAACTTGTTTATCTAATCCTTTACACTGATTAATGGTCTCATTGTTTACCTCATGTTGAGTCCTTGTTGAATCCCCCTCACACTGACCCAAGAGTCCACTAGATATTGATGATATCACAaaacaagtgtgtgtgtataagCAGATTTAGAACAATAAATTTTACCTGTATTTACTTATTCCATATAACAGTACTGTACACAAATTATTTAAACTACACTTTATCATTAAGTTGCAATCAATGATTACATTTTATAATCTTTTATGTACTTACATCTTGAATTGTTTTAACTTTTGAAACAAAATCTTTAAACACAGCTGGGAATACAGTCATGAGGGCTGTACGAATATCTGGTGCTGGATTCTTCTGGATAATACTGGACCTGTTTGAAAAATTAGgcagtgaatgtaatgaaatgccctggTGGGCCCCTCTAATAGCTTCCCAAGCTTAACTGTTATTTCACCAAGCTTAGCTAATCATGCCAGGCCTCTGAAACCCATTATTCATTTAGAATTGCATTTCACAAATATCAATGCATTTTTCTAAACATAACTATTAATACTGTGCATCATTTGAAATTTAATCCTGCATATTAGAATTGTAAAGTACAACAAAACAAATGACAAAAACAGCGCATTCTTTATCTCAAAGATGTGATTCATGATTGTTAGGGCATTGTATTCATAATATACCAGTGCTATTGGGATTCTTGCAAATGACCCTACTAGTACTAGGCAGGCATACATGAGAAAAGCCAAGCCCAGCCCATATGACTGCAGAATGTTTAATCATAAAGACTCAAAGCCTTTTCATGTTCTGCCTGACATTCCAAGGACTACCAAGTCACTGTCTAGCAAACAGGCAGTTTACCAACCTGGCCACTACCCCCAGCTGCCACCAGATGGCAAGACTCGAGTCAATGATGTCTCATGTCTCATGCCTCAAGACCCATCACATTCTGATGGAGGCAGAGGCAAAGAAAACACACTGCACACAGGAATCCAGGATTTAAGGTAGGGAACAGTGTCATCCTAGTTGTTATTAAACTAGGAGCTTTTTATATTCACTCGAGCTTAATTTCTAGTTTATTCTACTCAAATGATAACTAAGGCAAGAGTATTACAAAGGTGATAAAAATATAGACAAAATAAAGAGGAAGAACTCGCCTGACATGCAAAGTGGGTTCCCAAAAGCTGCAGGACAGCCAGTAAAAGAAACTTCCCAAAGAGACCCAGCAGGAAACCTAAGCCTTGACAGGAACAAGGCAGTTAACCTGGAGGAGAGCTATTTGAGTGCAATACACTAAAGGTACAAGTTAAAAACCTTGGCAAGATATAACAAATGGAAAAGGTGGATCACCAGATGACCTTAGTGGAGATGATGCAACAGGATATGGCAAAGAACATCATCTTAAGAGTTAGAAATTTCTAAACTCAAGGATAAACCAAAACCGATTCAACTTGACCACTCTACGATGAACCCAAAAGATACAGACCTTAACTACAGGGAAGCCATGGCATAAAGAGTAAAGAAGAAAACCACAAGTTTAAATCTGTTGGAAAAACCTGGAGATGCTAACATAAGGCAACCACAGGAAGGCATTATATAACTATGCAAGAAATATTAAGTCTTCAAAAGGGCTCTAGATACATTCCTATTGGAGTTGCCTGATCAGCTGGATTGTAAAAGCTGTGTGGATCTGTGAACCATGATCAGCAATAGCTTCACTGATCTGGATATTATATGAGAAGCCCGACTCCAGGCCAGCCAGCATCCATAAAAAAAAAAGCAACAGATAAATCAGAGTATTACCATGCTGCTAATTACTGGAAAGAGATAGTTGGATTTATTGCTCTTTAACATAACAATTTGTAACATAATGGCATAGAAATGGAGGCTaattaaagaattttttttttttttacataatgcATTGCTGTAGTTGGCTTATAATAATATGAAAATATACCCATAGTAGCTAGGAGTAATAACTTACTTGTCATGAAATAATGTTAGATGTGCATTGGGAACAGCTAGAGACAGAGCCAATACAAGATCCTCCACTTTTTTAAACTCTTCCCTGCGCCGTTTTGGGTTATTGAAAAATTGCTTCCGTACTGGGACATTCTTGAACAGCTTGCTGACTACAATTGTTGTTCCTGTGAATATGGTAAATAAGTTTAATTATTTTATTTCTGAAATAAAATGGCATGAGCTAAAAGCATTTTCATCATAGAACATGATGAAAAACCCCTTTCTGGGTGGTACCTCAGTAGCCCCCCTTAGCTTATGACACAGGCATCAGGGTTACAGTAGTCACCTCAGGCTTCTTTTTCACCTCTGAGAGAAATAAGCTCAAAGGACTACTAAGAGAGCCCCTCCCAGAaagtgaaaaacacagtttaggaATGTGCTTGAACTAGGCATAGAGGTGGGCTGGTGGGTTGTGGGTGGGTTAATTAAGCAGgtaaaaaatatttaaatttattttttatttatttatatatacagtacaagagttcttacattcttgtacagccactagcaagcATAGCGTTTCAGGTAACACTAAATAGCTAGATTCTTTGCACCACGAAAACTACAGCACTACGAACCATGCACAAAATCACAGATGTGAAACAGCCCTTGTGCTCTTCAATTTTGGGTCTTAAAACTAAACTGAGTACAGTATTGTATCTGTGAATCCAAATTTGTACTGAATGAGGGTTGACCATGTCTATACTGTACAACAAaaccttgaaaaaaaaaaaaaaagcttacaAGAATTGTAAAGTACAGCAAAACAAATCCAATGAAAAAATATCCACTCATTACTCACCACAAGGTGTTGCTGCAGGCCGCTTTCCAATTACATTTCCTTCTTGGTCAAATGAATACACATGTCCCATTGGATCCTCCTTGGTTTTGGTAGTAATAATGATTTCTGCTACAGTACACAATGATGCCAAAGCTTCCCCACGAAAGCCATAGGAAGTTAGAGATGCTGTACAACAATGAGAGAACTACATTATTACAATATTGTATATCTATCATGAGAGTGCAACTTTATTATTCAGCTGAATTAAaaactttcatatatatatacatatataactacaGTACTTCCAACTTCTCACACTTGGATATTTTTGTGTCATATGTTGTCATGAGGAGCAATGTGACACAGGAGACAAAGGTGTACAAAAAAGTGTTGCAAAGGTGTACAAAAGTGCTGGGAAGTCTCTAAAAGAGGAAAGTGAAAAAGGCTACAATATGCCAGAAAATGGGACGTAGAGAAGGCATTTCTTTCAAGTTATTTCAAGTCAAGTTTCTAGTATAACTagatagaaagagagaagagTGGCTGAAGAGGAAACAACCTCATATACTGTAAAACTTAATTAAGTCAGAAATCATTATAATTTAACTGTACCCAAATCAGAAAAGGATGAAATTTTAGATGTAAAATGTGGCTTTGCAACAAACTCCATATCTTCTTCATTAATGCCAATTCCATTGTCTCGAACTTCAAGACGAGAAAATCCACAGTCTTCCTGCAAAACAGACAACTGTCACCACACAAATCATTATATTTTGCAGATCATTTTATATAAatacacagtacagtatattcaaAGTACTGCTTTACATAATGGAAAATTGTATAATATTAGATAGTTATTTCAAGGACGTCCACAGATAATTTAAGTATACTAACCAATTTAATAGAAACTATAGTAGCTTCAGCATCAATTGAATTTTCCACAAGTTCTTTAACAATAGAAACTGGCGTAGTAATGACTTGTGTACTCTTAATGAGCCGAACTGTGTCTTGAGGTAGAGCATGCAAGGCCATTATCATACACCTGCCTCAAAATCTCCACAATTCAACACAAGACCATCTGAAAAACAATAAAAGTTACATTGCAAAATAAATTAGTGTTCATTAATACTCAACAAAACATGGAATGGACAAAGAGGGGATGTTGATCAGTAGGCCTATAAACAAATTAGAAAATAAgttgaagccttgaggataattctCGAAGACATAAGATGAAAGTGAAACAAAGAGTTGTTATTTATTTCACAAAATTACTGTACTGTGAAATAGAAAAATTATGTCTGAAATGGCTATAAGAGCATCTGCAGCTCCAATAGCTACTACTTCTAGACTTAAATCAAGTTGGTATTCATATGTTTGCACCAATATGCTTCTTCCTATCCAATCAGGAAGCACAGATGATGCAACCAAATGGCCATATAAGGCTGCAGACGCCACAGTTCAGGCCAATTCAATCACAGTTTAACAAGGAGCAACATCTGTAGCATTTGAGATGTTAACACTGTGAACAAAATACTGTATAACAAAGTCTTTGAGAGCCGGGATGAAGTGTCCAGTCCAGCGTCCCTCCCTGCCCAGTAATCAGACACATGGCACTCTCACACCTGACCATAGCAAGTTCTCACTACACCATAGGAAGCTATATTTATCTAGCCTAGCCTAGTCTGAGGTAACTTAAACGTGTCTGAGCCAGAGGTAACATCACTACCTTGACAACGGTTCAACTCCGCCTACATGGTTATTTTATAAAATAATGACAAGACATAATATTCCTGCCTTTTAATATTTAGTGACGCGAAGAGTATATTTAGTAAGGCTTCTCTTCCTGCAGCTGAGGCTACGAGCTGTAGTGTGGTACAAACTTCTCGTCACTAATCAACTCTCAACTTGGCTTTCCCGCACTAGTGTGTGGCTTCGTGTGCATGACCTCGACTTCCTTTATTCCTCACACATAGTTAAAATGTATATAATGTGCATCTTTTAAAATAATCGTATTACTGTAAAATTTAACTATTAAGGTTTAATACAATGAAACGTTGTTGGTTAATTGCTGAACAAAAATAATTTATATCACTATAAGATAGGATGTTAGGAAAGGGTTTCAGACATTGTAAACAACCCAGTGACCGCTAGCATAAAATATCtgcatttacctgaatttacctgagggccgctaacactctagtggcctcgacgatgactggaagccagtggcttgtcaaGGTACCCCCCCTTCCATTTGCTTTCCAGCTTGGTTTTAAAATTCAATAGTTTTGGCATATGTagtttcggcgggtaggcggttctattggtttataaccctgtgggtcccaaattgtggtttgttgagcttgaaaccgttgctccttgtttgtgttacttctgaccttttgaagaaattgtcatgtcaacatacttcaaattgttcagtatttttaaagttttgatgagatccgccctgtcacatCTACTTTGTAGTGTTGTTAGCTTTGTGGCCCTCGACCGTTCCTTCCCTTAGCTCTAAAATGATTTTTGGTGCTCGATGTTGAACTTTTTCCAAAGCAGCTATGTCCTTATGAAGataaggtctccatgcttggatacagtaatccaagtgcacaagagatttatacagttgaataactACGCTGTTTTCCTTAAAGTAAAAAACACGCTTGATTATTCCTAAGGTTTGGTTAACTTTTTTTTACTGTCGCTCCTACTTGTGTGTAATTTTCAGTGAGttgtggattctgactccaaggtccttttcttcatcaacctGATGCtggtaatgttattaatttggtagttatGACGTGGGGTTGTTATGCCCCATATGCAACATCTTTCATTAGTCGATATTGAAAagcatctgaccatttgtggagttcatgtagatctctttgtaaggcgtcaatatcattttcacttcccactttaccatagatcttactgtcatctgcaaatttgatgacgtggtttgtaatattcttgcTTATGTCAATGATGTACTGTATATGataaaaagggttggccccaaaatggacccctatGATATCCTACTCACTACATTTCTCGAGATTCAGTCCTATTTAGCACAACtctgttttctttgttttatcAATTCCAGTATTCTAcaatttattccatgtgcctgtaatttccttgctaggCTTTCATGTAGTGAAaagctttagcaaaatccatgtatactactaGATAAAggcagtatcgtcagcaaatagtttAGATTTCATGACGTTAGAGAATCACGAAGGAAACTATAGTAGCTCAGTCTTTGATGTTCACTACTGGTTATAATTAGCCAGCGGATATATTAAGTTAATTTGCTCGTTATGCGGTATTCGAGAAGCAATTAAGTAATCTAGCATTATCGGGgtaagggagggaaggggtgtggCCCGAAACATACACATAGCCTAGTACAGAATGTCGGCATTTTGGATAAAAGGGCATAGCAAGAGGGGGATATCTTCAAATAGTTGGCAGTAAAGACCTGGGTCGATGATTTAtagaaccaattaccgggtaacatgaGACATATATGAGTgaggttgatatatatataaatatgagcgGCCTAATaacgaccaataggctttctcaaGTTCCCTTTATTCTGACGTCAATATAAGTATAAGCTGGAGGGTCTGAGCAAATCTGAAAGTACCAAATGAATCACTGAGCTCATTGTTTTGTAGCTTTTTTTCAGTACCCACGTTATTAATGTCAGTTTCCATATCGCCCGAACAACTATAGACATGTAGTGTCAAGAGAAATGAGAAAGAAATGCATGCATCTCTCATAGGCTTTATTACCCTTCAAACACGTTGAGGTAGTAACTACATTTTATACATCTGTATTATATAAATAGCAACAGA
Proteins encoded in this region:
- the LOC123763649 gene encoding PMS1 protein homolog 1 isoform X1, which gives rise to MIMALHALPQDTVRLIKSTQVITTPVSIVKELVENSIDAEATIVSIKLEDCGFSRLEVRDNGIGINEEDMEFVAKPHFTSKISSFSDLASLTSYGFRGEALASLCTVAEIIITTKTKEDPMGHVYSFDQEGNVIGKRPAATPCGTTIVVSKLFKNVPVRKQFFNNPKRRREEFKKVEDLVLALSLAVPNAHLTLFHDKSSIIQKNPAPDIRTALMTVFPAVFKDFVSKVKTIQDMKLEVHLPDPRCLPNQNLSRTTADRLFIMVNQRPVNHKSFEKMVKAYYSHKMEGCHGRYPFGVVVLTVPPDALDVNLEPNKTRILLKDEDVVLESLKVMLTELYGPLDNTQTSARKKGGAPCSEVNTDITCTFSCITQPLKETNSEILRKNNRLQDGFDSSRLGEGNLLSEKDAEDPFEQCDLSNIMTTKKTQTDRKNSINNKNCSNIKVVGSSAMLRRQTAGTFDPRSQELHAVNGVKESCSSADQVVVDRMNCLASEHSNKENITNIDPKFFSSTPNNETQGICPSISESSITRVGSLRSQIEESENDLSLSCSKDTEVLNYVEPNISGISPLSISSSSNNNKTSHMCNPDTTEQSANKFSKHANGESSELSRTNHDSSLLHESLMGSDGIPVFKIAAFPSEELNTSNVGDQDCDVSRAAKENSHIGHFNNFNSENNREDDVGSEESLTPATEKTSKGCWSRGLITSNEDIQTVQLVNAPSAEAKLTKRKISLGSGLRKRASEIQDSQGTPPKKTKVNSLGPAAYDYIHGKPVKKPSSPFILYSRDIRAQVLSENPGTDFAFIAKEMADRWKALDSETKCFYTEQAKIETDKYQEEVRKIRENRGLNTTLNSPSIKTKASLDRYLAPLTPQLAKGEGKNIRRKPLESKKPWREHSKEINVTIDNIKELLKRKPSDCNSKNSTRLLGPLNACRGWLCSWDRNIVALNTFRLYETVLVNNLMKTFRLPVKELADSISFNSSTLGPESWNLLLKLQRELVPDCNKYLVTDCRFVYSGFKIELYPGASSSTVISHGEIIGMTDVVGFYGIYDFKELLASLVKCPSATIDQTRPLKLQQWIKGEAVRIIRSGPNLARREDVLERLEKLHVIKDSFDDSNRWSWQQQKCIHEKPIFTPLYSLDDLPQSQSQHNAGSQP
- the LOC123763649 gene encoding PMS1 protein homolog 1 isoform X2, translated to MIMALHALPQDTVRLIKSTQVITTPVSIVKELVENSIDAEATIVSIKLEDCGFSRLEVRDNGIGINEEDMEFVAKPHFTSKISSFSDLASLTSYGFRGEALASLCTVAEIIITTKTKEDPMGHVYSFDQEGNVIGKRPAATPCGTTIVVSKLFKNVPVRKQFFNNPKRRREEFKKVEDLVLALSLAVPNAHLTLFHDKSSIIQKNPAPDIRTALMTVFPAVFKDFVSKVKTIQDMKLEVHLPDPRCLPNQNLSRTTADRLFIMVNQRPVNHKSFEKMVKAYYSHKMEGCHGRYPFGVVVLTVPPDALDVNLEPNKTRILLKDEDVVLESLKVMLTELYGPLDNTQTSARKKGGAPCSEVNTDITCTFSCITQPLKETNSEILRKNNRLQDGFDSSRLGEGNLLSEKDAEDPFEQCDLSNIMTTKKTQTDRKNSINNKNCSNIKVVGSSAMLRRQTAGTFDPRSQELHAVNGVKESCSSADQVVVDRMNCLASEHSNKENITNIDPKFFSSTPNNETQGICPSISESSITRVGSLRSQIEESENDLSLSCSKDTEVLNYVEPNISGISPLSISSSSNNNKTSHMCNPDTTEQSANKFSKHANGESSELSRTNHDSSLLHESLMGSDGIPVFKIAAFPSEELNTSNVGDQDCDVSRAAKENSHIGHFNNFNSENNREDDVGSEESLTPATEKTSKGCWSRGLITSNEDIQTVQLVNAPSAEAKLTKRKISLGSGLRKRASEIQDSQGTPPKKTKVNSLGPAAYDYIHGKPVKKPSSPFILYSRDIRAQVLSENPGTDFAFIAKEMADRWKALDSETKCFYTEQAKIETDKYQEEVRKIRENRGLNTTLNSPSIKTKASLDRYLAPLTPQLAKGEGKNIRRKPLESKKPWREHSKEINVTIDNIKELLKRKPSDCNSKNSTRLLGPLNACRGWLCSWDRNIVALNTFRLYETVLVNNLMKTFRLPVKELADSISFNSSTLGPESWNLLLKLQRELVPDCNSFKIELYPGASSSTVISHGEIIGMTDVVGFYGIYDFKELLASLVKCPSATIDQTRPLKLQQWIKGEAVRIIRSGPNLARREDVLERLEKLHVIKDSFDDSNRWSWQQQKCIHEKPIFTPLYSLDDLPQSQSQHNAGSQP